From the Neobacillus sp. PS3-34 genome, the window TAAGGAGTACCAAAAAGCCACGGAACTTATTGTAATCAGTACGATCAGGATCTGTTCCGGACCATATGCTACAGAGGACAAAGCGTCTGAAGACAGAATGGCCAAGGCTTTTGTTTTATTAAGTTTTTGTTCGCCTAGCTCAGTTGATTTTAATGGACGGCCAATTAGAAATCTCTTAATTGCTGATAGCATATTTACACCTCTAAATTTATTGTGTAACTTTATATTCCCCAGTTTCAGCAAGTTGAACCCAAAAATTATCTGCTGAATCGCTGAAAATAAAAAAGCCCGCAAGGCAATGTAAATAGCCTAGCGGACGAATTTTCCTTTCCACCAGCTCCACCTTCCTCTCTCATTACGCTTACGAGGTTAGCTGTTGGATTCGGGCTAAAAGAGTAGCCCTACCTACATTCATAGGATTCACCCCAAGTGGTAATAAAACCACGAAAATGGGTCCCCCGCTCCATAAGGATTAAGCGATATAGAAATATGAAACTGATGATAATCATACTCCTGTGTCTCAAGTTTGTAAATTATTAAATTATATTTCCATTCCAATGTTTTCGAAGTTCCTCATATTCTGCATTCAGAACGATTTCCCTAACCCAAAATTCATTTATTTATAGCATCCACTCTCCTTTTTTAAAAGAAAACACATTGTCCTATTTTCACTGAATATAATTTTAAAGATGAATCAACCCACGAAAGGGAATGATGATTATGTTCATTATACTTTTATTGGCTGCCTATTTAATCGGCAGCATTCCAACAGCACTAATTGTAGGAAAGCTAGCATTTGATGTAGATATCCGTGAGCTTGGAAGCCACAATCCCGGAGCTACAAATTCACTTAGGGTTCTCGGTAAAACAGCAGCCATAATTGTATTGATTGTAGATGTTGGGAAAGGCTTAATAGCGGCAGCTTTACCGACTATGTTCCACCTTAGCTTAGAACCGCTTTATTTCGGACTCGCAGCTGTAATGGGCCACTGTTTCCCAATTCTAGCCGGATTCCGCGGCGGGAAGGCAATTGCAACTACAGCAGGAGCGCTTGTCTTTATCAACATCCCTCTATTCGCGGCTGCCTATCTCACCTTCTTCTTCATCATTTTCCTGACCAAATATGTTTTTCTGGGTTCCATTTCAGTGGGAATTGCGCTTTTAACATATTCACTCGTTTCTGCAAAAATAAACTATGAACTGATTTTCCTCTTTTACACCTTGTTGCTTCTGTACCTGCATCGCTCTAACCTCCGAAATCTGGTCCTTGGCATAGAGCCCAAAATCAATGATAAAAAATTGGTTAACGATCGGATTCCTCCGAAAGGAAAGAAGAAGTAAAGAAAAAACACCCCGTGAGCCAGTATTCACGGGTTACTTGTGAGGTGTAAACATTGTAAAACACATATGAAAACGCACTTGAATTCACGATATAATTCACAGTGCGTTTTTTATTGATTTATCAACATTTTTGCAAATTTTAATTGCTTATTTTGTCTTAATTCAGATAGTAAATGACAGGGTATGAA encodes:
- the plsY gene encoding glycerol-3-phosphate 1-O-acyltransferase PlsY, with the translated sequence MFIILLLAAYLIGSIPTALIVGKLAFDVDIRELGSHNPGATNSLRVLGKTAAIIVLIVDVGKGLIAAALPTMFHLSLEPLYFGLAAVMGHCFPILAGFRGGKAIATTAGALVFINIPLFAAAYLTFFFIIFLTKYVFLGSISVGIALLTYSLVSAKINYELIFLFYTLLLLYLHRSNLRNLVLGIEPKINDKKLVNDRIPPKGKKK